The DNA region ATTGCCGCGTCTTGAGACGGCTGCGGAGCGAGGCTGTATGGGGTGGCTCCAGCGTGTGCTGGGTGGGCGGCGGGTCGAGCACGATCCGGGTCGACAAGAGGCACTGCTAGAAGAGGTCCGGCACCGGTTCGGCATCCGCGTCCAGGTCGGCCTCCACGACCAGGTCAAGGCGATCACGCAGCTGCTGGACGACGAGGACGGTCTGCTGGTAGCCATCCGGATCGTGCGTGAGGTCGCCGAGGCGGCCCACTCGGATCTCCAGGCTCAGGCCGCCGACCTGTACCGGCGTAACGGTTACCGGCTGGTGGTCGACCGGCGCAACTATCGTCCGCTGTGGCGGGAAGCCGGGCGGGCCTTGCGGTGGCCGCTGTTCGATGCGCCGAGTGGCCTGCATCCGTACGTGCAGGTGGCCGCGGCGGTCACGGTGATCGGCGACCGGGCGTCGCGGGTCGTGAAGATCACCGACCCCGCCCCGGTCCTGGCCTCGGTCTTCGAGCTGTTCGACCTCGTCACCACCGGTTGGGAGTACGGCCGGGTCCGGCCGGACACCAACGGGGCCGAGCTGGTCCTGCGGCTGATCTCTGCCGCGCAGCAGATCAACGCGGCGTGGCCGGATCCGCCGCCGTTGCCGCAGTCGGTCCGGGAACTGATGCGCCGCAACAACACCACCAACGTGTACGACCCCACCGTCGACCGGGTGGTAGGTGGGATCAATCTCGGCGGGGAACTGCGGCCGGCCCTGCTGTCCTGATCGCGGTCAGCACACCGGGCCGATCATATCCGGCTGTGGCAGAGCCGCTTCTCGGCGGCTGACTGCTGCTTGTTAACAGGGGACCCCTGCTCTACCGCAGACGTTAAGAAGGGGCCCTTCCTTACACTCGGGCTGGTGGAGCTGATCACCGAGCCGGACGACGAGCGGATCGCCGACTATCGCGCGCTGACCGACGTGGAGTTGCGTACCCGCTGGGAGCCCCCGCATGGGCTGTTCATCGCCGAGGGGGAGTTGGTGTTGCGCCGGGCCCTGCGGGCCGGCTACCCGGCCCGGTCGTACCTGGTCGACGCCAAGCGGGTGGACCAGCTAGCCGACCTGGACACCGGCGAGGCCCCGGTGTACGCCGCCACCCCCGAGGTGCTGCGGGAGGCCACCGGCTTCCATGTGCACCGGGGAGTGCTCGCCTCCTTCCGGCGCAAACCACTGCCCGAGGCCGCCGAGGTGCTGGCCACCGCCCGCCGGGCGGTCATCCTCGAAGACGTCAACAATCACACCAATCTGGGCGCGATCTTCCGGGCGGTCGCCGCGCTCGGGGTGGACGCCGTGCTGCTCTCACCGTCCTGCGCCGACCCCCTCTACCGGCGCAGCGTACGGGTCAGCATGGGGGAGGTGTTCGCGGTGCCGTACGCGAAACTGGACCCCTGGCCGACCGCGCTGGCCCAGGTACGCGACGCCGGTTTCACCGTGCTGGCGATGACCCCGGCCCCGGACGCGGTGCCCATCCAGCGACTGACCCCGGCTCAGCGGGCCCGGGCCGCGCTGCTGCTGGGTGCCGAGGGGGCCGGGCTGACCACGGCGGCGATGCAAGCCAGCGACGTGCGGGTGGTCATCCCGATGCGGCGCGGTGTCGACTCGTTGAATGTCGCCGCCGCCACCGCGGTGGCCTGCTGGGAACTCGGCCGCGACGATCCCCTCTGACCTGACCTGCGGTTATCGGCGGGCAAATCACGGACTGTAACGTGTCGCGGGTGTTCCCCACCGTACGCGAGGTCCTGGCCCTGGACCCGGTCCGCCGTGGCGCCCCGCGTCTGGTAGCCGGAGAGGTGGGTTTGGACCGACCGGTGCGCTGGGTGCACGTGGCCGAGGTGCCCGACATCGCCACCCTGCTGGGCGGTGGTGAACTGGTGCTCACCACCGGCATCGGGTTGCCGGCCGACGACGCCGGACTGCGGGCCTTCATCGCCGACCTGGCCGGGGTCGGCGTCTCCGGACTGGTGGTGGAACTGGGCCGCCGCTACCTGACCGGGGTACCCAGGGTGATGGCCGCCGCCGCCGGACGACACGGCCTGCCCCTGGTGGAACTGCGCCGGGCCACCCCCTTCGTGCGGATCACCGAGGCGGTGCACGCCCTGATCGTGGACGCCCAGCTAGCCGAGTTGCGGGCCACCGAGGAGATCCACCAGCGGTTCACCGACCTGTCCGTGGAGGGTGCCGAACCGGACGAGGTGATCCGGCAGGCCGCCGAACTGTCCGGCTGCCCGGTGGTGCTGGAGAACCTGTCCCGCCAGGTGCTCGCCTACGACCCGGCGGGGGAGAACGCCGAACTGCTGCTGGACGGATGGGAGCAGCACTCCCGACGGATCCGACCCACCGGGCGTACGGCGTACGACCCGGACAGCGGCTGGCTGGTCACCATGGTCGGCGCCCGGGGCGAGGACTGGGGTCGGCTGCTGCTGCGCTGGCCGGGCGGCGTCCACCTCAGCGGCCCGGGTGGCGTCGAGGTTGACGGGCCGGGGGAGGGCGACCCGGACGGGGCGGAGGACCCGAGGCCCGGCCCGGCCGTGCCGCCGACCCGGCTGACCATCCTGGTGGAGCGGGCCGCGTCCACCCTGGCCCTGGGCCGACTGATCCGCCGGGACACCGAAGGGTGGGTACGGCAGATCCACCGCACCCTGCTCACCGCCCTGCTGGACCGCACCCGGCCGGTCGACGAGGTGGCCCTGCGGGCCCGGGCGCTGGGGCTGGTGCTGGACCGTCGGCACCTGGTCGGGGTGGTGGTCCGGCCGCGCGGCGACGACCCGACCGGGGAGTACGGCCCATCGACCGAACCGGCCGGTGAGCCCGGGTCGGCCGGTGCCGATGCCGGGACGGGCCGACTGCGGGACCTGGCCGAGACGGTCGGGCAGGCGCTGCGCGAGGCGAACCTGACGGGCCTGACCAGCGCCATGGACGACCAGGCGGTCGGGGTGCTGCTGGCCCTGGCCGACCCGGCGGCGGAGGATCGGGCCCTGACGGCCTTCGCCGCCGCCCTGCGACGCGCCCGCCCCGACCTCCGCCTACCCGAGCCGCGCCGCCCCGGCGGCGGGGGCCTGGTCATCGCCGCCGGTTCCGGGGTGGGCAGTCTGCGGGAGGCCGGTCGATCCCTGATGGAGGCCCGGCAGGTAGCCGAGGCGGCCCGGCGGGACCGGCGGGACCTGCCGATCTTCCGGCTGCCGCATGTCGGGCTCGCCGGGCTGCTGCACCTGCTGCGCGACGAGCCGCGCCTGCAGACCTTCGTCGAACGCGAGCTGGGTGCCCTGCTGGCGTACGACGCCCGGCACCCCCGGGAGCACCTGCTCGGCACCCTGCGGGCGTACCTGGAGCAGGGCAGGAACAAGTCGGCGGCGGCCACCGCGGCGCACCTGTCCCGGCCGGCCTTCTACGAACGGCTGGCCCGGATCAGTCGCATCCTCGACGCCGACCTGGACTCGGTCGACACCTGCCTCTCCCTGCATGTCGCCCTGCTGGCCCTGGACGCCATCCGCGCCCCCTGACACTCACCCGGTCAGGGAGTGCAGGGCCTTGGCGTAGACGGGCGGGACGTAAGAGGGGCCGCCGCCCGGGGTGAAGGTGTCGGAGGTGGCGGCGGTGGCCCAGGCGCTGTCCGGGACGGCCGCGACCAGGGCGGTCACCACCGGAGTGTCCCGCCAGTGCGGCTGCTGGGCCAGCAGGCTCAACGCCACCACGGACTCCTCCACCTCACCGACACACTCGAAGGGCTTGTGCCCGTCCACCCCGAGCAGTTCCCGGTAACCCGGGATCTGGGTGGGGTCGGCGAGCAGGTCACCACCGAAGATGTGGGTGATCCGCTCCCGGGACATGAACGGGGCCAGGGCCAGGAAGACGAACCGGCACTTCGGGCAGTCACGGCACCAGCGTTCGCTGGCGTCCCGCAGCTTGAAGGCGGCGTTGCAACTGGTCACCACGTCGTCGTACCGGTCGATGGTGGCGAACAGCCGGGCGATGTGCAGCTCCGACAGCGGACGCAGCAGCGAGAAGTACGGCTCGGTCAGCCCGGCGTGCTCTGCCAGGGCTCCCCGCAGCAGCCCCTCGGCTGCCACCCCCTTCGACCACTGGTGGTTGATCTCGTGACCGTTCCAGATCAGGTTCGGGTCCGACGCCGAACGCTCGTTGGACATCACCACCGGGCCCAGACCGTGCAGCACCGCCGTGGCGACCGCGATCAGCGAGTTGATCGCGGTGACCGGGATGTGCCCGTTGCGGGCCCCGGCCGCGTTCAGCTCGAACAGCACCGGATCCAGGCGGCGCCGCGCCGCCAGCGCGGGGAGCCCGGAGGAGGCGTTCACCGCCTTGATCACATGGTTCGGGTTGACCGAGAAGGGCACCGGGTCCAGACCGGCCCGACGCAGGGCCTCCAGACTGACGATGGAGTCCTTGCCACCGCCGACCGCCGACAACGGACGCCGGTCGGAGTTGTCGTACTCGGCGGGAGGGCGCACCCGGCCGGGCGGGATCTGCGGGGTCAACTCCAGCACGTACGGCAGCTGGTTGCGGTAGGCGTACTCCGCCAGGCCCTTGGTGTAGACGGCGGTGACGAACTCGGCGGCGGCCGGGCCGAGCGGCGCCGGCAGCACGATCTGCCCCGGCGCGGCGGCCTTGTAGTAGCTGACCCCGGCCACCACGTGCAGCAGCTCCAGCACCCGGCCGAGGGCCGCCACGGCCGCATCCGAGGGGGACTGCTCGGGCACCGGCAGCGTGATCACCTCGGTGAACCGCTGTTCGCCGTCCGGGCCGGTCAGCGCGTAGTCGAACAGCGCCTCACCGGTGGAGAGGTCGATCGAGTAGGACGGGAAGGTGAACGCGTCCATCCGCGCCAGTTGCGTGTTGGGCACACGCCATACTAGGCCCTGGTTCGTCCGGCCGTGCCCGGCTCCGCCGTACCGTGTCCCTGCTCCACCGCCGTCGCCCCCGAGGAGAAGCTGTGCGCCTGTCTGACCTGCGCGGACGTTCCGTCGCCGTCTGGGGGGCCGGCCGGGAGGGCCGGGCCGCCGTGATCGCGATCGCCGCCCACGGGCCGGCGGAGCTGGTCGCCGTGGACGACAG from Micromonospora sp. NBC_01739 includes:
- a CDS encoding TrmH family RNA methyltransferase, whose product is MELITEPDDERIADYRALTDVELRTRWEPPHGLFIAEGELVLRRALRAGYPARSYLVDAKRVDQLADLDTGEAPVYAATPEVLREATGFHVHRGVLASFRRKPLPEAAEVLATARRAVILEDVNNHTNLGAIFRAVAALGVDAVLLSPSCADPLYRRSVRVSMGEVFAVPYAKLDPWPTALAQVRDAGFTVLAMTPAPDAVPIQRLTPAQRARAALLLGAEGAGLTTAAMQASDVRVVIPMRRGVDSLNVAAATAVACWELGRDDPL
- a CDS encoding PucR family transcriptional regulator — its product is MFPTVREVLALDPVRRGAPRLVAGEVGLDRPVRWVHVAEVPDIATLLGGGELVLTTGIGLPADDAGLRAFIADLAGVGVSGLVVELGRRYLTGVPRVMAAAAGRHGLPLVELRRATPFVRITEAVHALIVDAQLAELRATEEIHQRFTDLSVEGAEPDEVIRQAAELSGCPVVLENLSRQVLAYDPAGENAELLLDGWEQHSRRIRPTGRTAYDPDSGWLVTMVGARGEDWGRLLLRWPGGVHLSGPGGVEVDGPGEGDPDGAEDPRPGPAVPPTRLTILVERAASTLALGRLIRRDTEGWVRQIHRTLLTALLDRTRPVDEVALRARALGLVLDRRHLVGVVVRPRGDDPTGEYGPSTEPAGEPGSAGADAGTGRLRDLAETVGQALREANLTGLTSAMDDQAVGVLLALADPAAEDRALTAFAAALRRARPDLRLPEPRRPGGGGLVIAAGSGVGSLREAGRSLMEARQVAEAARRDRRDLPIFRLPHVGLAGLLHLLRDEPRLQTFVERELGALLAYDARHPREHLLGTLRAYLEQGRNKSAAATAAHLSRPAFYERLARISRILDADLDSVDTCLSLHVALLALDAIRAP